A portion of the Paenibacillus hamazuiensis genome contains these proteins:
- a CDS encoding CGNR zinc finger domain-containing protein — protein MDKPVYVLGGAVWINLANTIHMQNKEKVDELADPLTARAWLSANLPLLSAETGRRPELLQPLLGELASIREICLEVLSDLGSRGELSESVLARIEAQAAEVTLTLKLQRDDKEPPALAYAGKTLTDHARYEVLSSIFDTLGSVPADRIRKCEHTGCILHFVDTSKSGKRRWCSMELCGNRHKAAEFYAKRKKGAPAATGPLPDD, from the coding sequence GTGGACAAACCCGTTTATGTGCTTGGCGGAGCCGTCTGGATCAATCTTGCCAATACAATTCATATGCAAAATAAGGAGAAGGTTGACGAACTGGCCGACCCGCTGACCGCCCGGGCGTGGTTATCCGCCAATTTGCCGCTGCTTTCCGCGGAAACCGGGCGGCGCCCGGAGCTGCTCCAGCCCTTGCTCGGCGAGCTCGCGTCCATCCGCGAAATTTGTCTGGAGGTCTTGTCGGATTTGGGGAGCCGCGGCGAGCTGTCGGAATCCGTGCTTGCCCGGATTGAGGCGCAAGCCGCGGAAGTGACGCTGACCTTAAAGCTGCAGCGTGACGATAAAGAACCACCGGCGCTGGCTTACGCGGGAAAAACACTGACGGACCATGCGCGGTACGAGGTGCTCAGCTCCATCTTCGATACGCTCGGCTCCGTCCCGGCGGACCGCATCCGAAAATGCGAGCATACCGGCTGCATACTGCATTTTGTCGATACGTCGAAAAGCGGCAAACGGCGCTGGTGCAGCATGGAGCTGTGCGGCAACCGCCATAAGGCGGCCGAGTTTTACGCTAAGCGGAAGAAAGGCGCTCCCGCAGCGACGGGGCCGCTTCCGGACGATTGA